In the genome of Bremerella sp. P1, the window TGCTTCTCTCGAAAGTTCGGCAGGAAGAAACTATGCAGCACGTCTTCGCTGGTGATCTCGAGAACCACCTCTTCATCGCGAGGAACGTGCAAGTCATTCGTCGTATAGAGATCGTCCGGCGTATCGAACTTCTTGTCATTGCCGGGATATTGAATCTTCCATTCAAATTGGCGGCCAATCACGCGTGCCATCGCCGGCTTGGGCTGGCCGTTTTCGAGCATGGGTCGACGCATGCGAGCCCCAGCCCAGGCATCCATCTGGTAGATCGCCAAAAACAGGATCAGCACAGCTGGGATCACCGACCAGATGATTTCCAACATGTGACTACCGTGCGAATACCAAACGGGACCGTCGTATTTCTTATCGTCGTACTTCCACAGGAACCAGAACATGGCCAGCCCGGTTCCGATGAACACGATGCCAGTCATCGCAAGAATCACGTAGAACAAGTGATCGATGTTACTATCTGCAACGACCAGTTCAGGAAACCAATGGCGTTCAAGCGGATACAATCCCATGGCCGACCACACGAATGTGATGACCCCCAGGATTGGGACGCTAAGAAAAAGCAGACTCCAGAATCTTCCCACCAGGGACTCTCCTACTTCCAGCCGTGGCTGTTCTACTAATCAGGCAACCAGTCGCTGCCTGGTTCTTATCACGATTTGCTATGACTAATTTCGGACGCGGACGTTCTCTTGCTCGTGCTCAGGCGGCTGACTCAAGGTGTCGTACGGTAAGCCTTTGCGGACATAGTCCACGACGTGCCAAATCTCTTCTTCGGAAAGCTGCTGAGCGGCAGGCATCTTGGCCCCTTCAATCCCGTTGCGAATCCGCCAGTAGACATCTACCGGTCGGCGACCGCCACGGAAGTTACCCAAACGCAAATTACGCGGATCGAGCTTTCTTGGCGGCAAGGCACCCAGGGCCAAAAACTCTTCCAAATGTTCAGGAGCTTTCGGGTCGTAATACTCTTCGGTCCAGTCGTCGTAGAACATCTCGGCCGTTTGGCCATCGCCCACGCCTGACTGACCGTGGCAGGTGGCACAACCACCTTTGTTGAAGAACAAATCCCGACCAGCGGCAATCGACTCTGCAAGCTCGGATTCCGGCTTCTCCGGTACTTCAGTCACGTTTTCGTACGCGAATGCCCAACCTTCGACGATGGGAGCCAGGAATTCTTCCAATACTACTTCCGGATCGGTCAACTCTTCGACGACGTCGTCCAGGTCGGCCTTCTCTTCCTCAAGATCTTCCGGCGAGAGACTGGCGACGTATTCTTGCTCTTCCTTAGATCGCTTTTCGACCGGCTTCACGACCGACGTATCCAGGTCCGAAAACTCGAGCAGCAGGTTTCGCTCGAGTTCGCCACGCAGCGTGAGGTACTTCACATACTGCACGAGGGCTTCGACCTCGTCTTCTGGAAGCAAGGCAAAGCTAGGCATCGCCGTACCAGGAACACCATTAACCAGGACGCGTTTCAGGTCATCATGCGTCGGTGGCGAACCGGTCTTGGTGGACTTCCACTTGTACTTGCCCGTCAGAAAGTTTCGCGGGTAAGGGTTCAGAAACGCGGCCGTTGGACCGGCTCCGTTGCCGGTGATGCCGTGGCAATGAACACAGTGCTGGCGATAGAGCCCGCGCGGGCTGCCATCTTCGTCGCTGCCATAGGGACCAGCAGCCATCTTCAGGTGCTCGATGTCCATCACCTCTTCGATATCGGGGACATCGGGGACGATGGGCTCGTCGGGCGTGCCGAACGTTTCGTCGAGGACCTTGGCGATCGGATCGATCTGATACGCCTGGTCCAGGTTCGCACCTAGCGAGACCTCGGACTTGTGCATCGCGATCCGGTTTAACTCGAATTGGGCTGGCTCCGAAGAGCATCCGACGATTGCCCCAACCAGAGCGGCCAAGACCAGGCCTCCCGCCCAGTGTCGCCCGCCAAACTCAGGGGCCTGGCTGATTCGCATTGTTTGTTCCAGTTTGCCGTCACCTGCTTGGGTGACAGTCTGCTGCCTACGGAAACGATTGAGGAAAACGGTAACTTCCCGACTTCTCCACACAGGAGAACCGATCATTCGGTCCAAAAATAAACAAGCGAGGGTCAGTGACGACGCCACGCTTGTGGTTGATTTGATTCGGCCCTATTACAAGAGGCCAGCGTTGATCATGATATCGCCCAGGTTGTTCTGCCCGGGTTTGACCACGATCTCGACAACGCCTTTACGGTCCTTAAGGACTTTGCCACCTAGGGTTAGCTCTTTGATGTTCCCAGGTCTTTCATGCCAGACCTGAAACTTGTGGGTTCCCACTGGCAGATTCTCGATCGTAAATTTGCCGTCATGACCAGAGACCGCCATGTAGGGCGATTCCCGGATGACGATCTTCGCGGTCATCCAAGGATGAATCGTACAACTGGCGTTCATCGGATAACGCTCTTCATCGGCGAAAACGTGAGCTTGCTTCTGACCGACAGGTACCAGGAAGTTGATGCCTGCGTTCGCGAAGCCTTCGACTTTGAAATTGTGCGGAAGAGGATCCGCGTTGACGAGGTCGACCGTTTGTCCTGGCCGGACCATCACCACGTGCGGTTCATAAATGCATCCTTTATTGGATACCTGTACGGCCTGGTTCTTGAGAGGCGCGTACATCGGATGCGGCGTAGGGGCTTCCTCGCCGCGATCCACGTACAACCACAGTGCCACGTCTTGCAACTCGTTTTTCGGACCGATTCGCAACGATGGATCGGGGACTTTGTCTCCGCAGAATCCTACAGCAGGCGCGGTGACCGCAAGTGCTGGCAGTTTTGGAATCACAATTCCCTGCACCACGAAACGACCGGTAACCGTTCCCCATTGCTGCGCAACGAGGTCCTGGGCAAAGATGCCCAGGACAGTCAGCGTCAAAATAGCAACGTGGGTTAGTCGCATCGGATTCGTTCCGAGTAAGGGCGAGTTACTTCAGGTCGCCGGCATCGATGGAGATGTCACCCAGGTCGTTTTCACCTGCTTTGACGGTGATTTCCAGCAGACCCTTGCGGTCCTTGACCTTCTTGCCACCAACGGTCATTTCCTTGATGGTGCCAGGAACTTCGTGCCAGATTTGCAGCTTGTGCTCACCAACCGGCAAGTTCTTGATCTCGAACGAACCATCTTCGCCGGTAACGGCCATGTAAGGCAGTTCACGAACGACGAGCTTAGCCGACATCCAAGGGTGGATCGAGCAGCTGGCGTTCATTGGGTAACGTTCTTCGCTGTCGAACTTGTGTTCGTAAACGCCACCAACAGGAACCAGGTTGTTCATGCCAGCGTTGGCGAAACCTTCGACCTTGAAGTTATGTGGAATTGGGTCCGAGTTTTTGAATTCAACCGGCTGACCGACCATGATCGTCGCCACGTGTGGGGCATACAGGCAAGCCTTGTTGTCGACCACGACTGGCACCTTGGCAGCAGCAGCGTAATCCGGGTGAACGGCCGGGGCCTTGTCGCCACGATCCAGATACAACCACATGGCCACGTTTTGCAGGCCATTCTTTTCGCCCACCAATATGGATGGGTCAGGCAGGTTTGGACCACAGAATTCGGCGTCCTTGGTCACGCTCATCGCAGGAAGAGCGGCAACGTCGCCATCAACCACAAAACGTCCCTTAACGGTGCCCCATTCCTGAGCGACGGCACT includes:
- the coxB gene encoding cytochrome c oxidase subunit II, which produces MGRFWSLLFLSVPILGVITFVWSAMGLYPLERHWFPELVVADSNIDHLFYVILAMTGIVFIGTGLAMFWFLWKYDDKKYDGPVWYSHGSHMLEIIWSVIPAVLILFLAIYQMDAWAGARMRRPMLENGQPKPAMARVIGRQFEWKIQYPGNDKKFDTPDDLYTTNDLHVPRDEEVVLEITSEDVLHSFFLPNFREKQDVVPGMKQFIWFKPVKDGKYDIVCAELCGWGHYKMKGQITVESASDYRAWLEKAYNEQELSEYSLAEAE
- a CDS encoding c-type cytochrome produces the protein MRISQAPEFGGRHWAGGLVLAALVGAIVGCSSEPAQFELNRIAMHKSEVSLGANLDQAYQIDPIAKVLDETFGTPDEPIVPDVPDIEEVMDIEHLKMAAGPYGSDEDGSPRGLYRQHCVHCHGITGNGAGPTAAFLNPYPRNFLTGKYKWKSTKTGSPPTHDDLKRVLVNGVPGTAMPSFALLPEDEVEALVQYVKYLTLRGELERNLLLEFSDLDTSVVKPVEKRSKEEQEYVASLSPEDLEEEKADLDDVVEELTDPEVVLEEFLAPIVEGWAFAYENVTEVPEKPESELAESIAAGRDLFFNKGGCATCHGQSGVGDGQTAEMFYDDWTEEYYDPKAPEHLEEFLALGALPPRKLDPRNLRLGNFRGGRRPVDVYWRIRNGIEGAKMPAAQQLSEEEIWHVVDYVRKGLPYDTLSQPPEHEQENVRVRN
- a CDS encoding cupredoxin domain-containing protein; its protein translation is MRLTHVAILTLTVLGIFAQDLVAQQWGTVTGRFVVQGIVIPKLPALAVTAPAVGFCGDKVPDPSLRIGPKNELQDVALWLYVDRGEEAPTPHPMYAPLKNQAVQVSNKGCIYEPHVVMVRPGQTVDLVNADPLPHNFKVEGFANAGINFLVPVGQKQAHVFADEERYPMNASCTIHPWMTAKIVIRESPYMAVSGHDGKFTIENLPVGTHKFQVWHERPGNIKELTLGGKVLKDRKGVVEIVVKPGQNNLGDIMINAGLL